The Thermotoga neapolitana DSM 4359 sequence GATTACCTGATTTTCTCGATACTGACAGAATTCGGCATTTCGAAGATCACTCCCATCAGAATCCATGAGGATTTGAATTGGGAGGAAATAGAAAGACAGCTGAACTTCCTTTTGAGGGGAAGAACAGTTGAAGACGTGCTAACAGGAAAGGTAGAAACTCTCAGAGGAAGCGGTATTCTCAAACTCATAGAATCCGTGATGAACGAAAAACTGGAAAGGTACATAGACGTTGGTTTTGAAAATCTCCTGAAAGATGACACGCTCTCTCTGGAAGATATAAAGCACCTTCTGGAAGAGATAAAGGACCATCGTTTCCTGGAGAGTCTCATAGGAAACGACAAAGACGTCACGGTGAAGATCGGAAAAGAGATCGGGAGTAAAAAACTGGAAAGATTCGCCGTTTTTTCCGGTAGATACTACAAAGGATCATCGCCGATTGGAAGTGTTCATCTTTTCACCTCAAAAATCACCAGGTACGACAGAAACCACAGGGTTTTCAACTACGTACTCAACAGACTTTCAGAGTACTTCACATCGGCCGCCAGGAGGTGATAGAATGTCTGAAAAAGAAAAGAAGGATCTCTCTCAGGAATGTGAGGAATTGAAGGAAAAATACAGGGAACTCGAAGAATACGCCAAAAGACTCAAGGCCGAATACGAAAATTACCGTGAGGAGGTCGCCAGGGAAAAAAGAGAACTCATAAAGAACGCAAACGAATACCTCATCTCAAGACTGATTCCCATACTCGACGATTTCGAAAGGGCCTTGAACCAGAAGGATCATGAGGAATCCTTTTACGAGGGTGTGAAGTTGATATACAAAAAGCTTCTAAACACACTGGAAAAGGAAGGTCTCTCTAAGATCCAGGTGGGAGAGACTTTTGATCCGTTCGAATATGAGGCAGTTGAGAGAGTCGAAACGGACGACGTGGAGGAATACACTGTACTCGAAGTGCTGGAAAGTGGCTACAAATTCCACGGGAAAGTACTGAAGCCAGCGAAGGTGAAGGTGGCCGTGAGACCAAGAAAGAAAGATGAGGAATCTCCCGATAAAAAGGAGTGATTCTCCATGAAAAGAGAAAAAAAGGATTACTACGAAATCCTCGGTGTTCCGAGAAATGCCACGCAGGAAGAGATAAGAAAAGCGTACAAAAGGCTGGTAAAGGAATGGCATCCAGATAGACATCCAGAAAACAGAAAAGAAGCCGAGCAGCGCTTCAAAGAGATTCAGGAAGCCTATGAGGTCCTCAGCGATCCTCAGAAGAGGGCCATGTACGATCGTTTTGGATACGTTGGGGAACAACCCGTCTATCAAGAAGCAGAAACCGGTGGCAGTTTTTTCGAAGACGTTTTCAGAGAGTTCGAAAACATCTTCAACAGGGATATATTCGACGTGTTCTTCGGTGAAGAGTCTGGACGAAGGGAGAGAAGGGAATACGCTCGAAGGGGAGAGGACATACGCTACACCATAGAAGTGAACCTTTCTGACCTGATCAACGGTACGGAGATTCCCATCGAATACGAAAGGTACGAAACGTGTCCAAGATGCGGAGGAACCGGTGTGGAACCAGATTCGGGATACATCAGTTGTCCACGCTGTGGTGGAACGGGAAGGATCAGAGAGGAAAAAAGGTCGTTCTTTGGATACTTCGTCAGTGAAAGAACCTGTGACGAATGCGGCGGAACAGGAAGAGTTCCTCAAGAGTTGTGTCACGAGTGCGGAGGAAGTGGAAGAGTTCTCAGAAGAGTGCGAAGAACGATAAAAATACCTCCAAACATCGAAGACGGAGGGCATTTGAGAATACCCGGCGGCGGTAACGCGGGTTATTACGGTGGACCCTACGGTGATCTGATAATCACCGTTCGAGTGAGATCGGATAGCAGGTTCAAGAGATCTGGAAAAGATCTGATATACGATATCACGATAGATTACCTCCAGGCGATACTGGGAACAACCGTCGAGATCCCTCTTCCAGAAGGTGGCACAACCATGCTGAAGATACCACCTGGCACACAGCCCGAGACGGTCTTCCGTCTGAAAGGGAAAGGACTGCCGGGTGAGTACGGTAGAAGGGGCGATCTCCTCGTCAACGTACACGTTGAAATTCCAAAGAACCTTTCGAGAGAAGAAAGAAAAGTACTGGAGGATCTGGCAAAGAAAAGAGGCATTCCCGTTGCCTAACGGTTGGGGTTCACCAGGGCTTCTCTCACAACGAGTTTCACATTTTCCGGGACGGTAACTTCGACCGTCAATGGTCCTCTTCTGACGCTCATCCATCCCAGTCCTGCCACCGCCAGTTCTTCTCCTTCGTTCAGAACGAACTTTTCCTTTTTCCACGTGAAATCTTCGTACCTCGCTTTCGAGCAGGGAGGTTTTAGAAGATCTCCCAGTCTGTTTTTCATCAACTCGTCTGCTCTTTCTCTCCTTGTCTCATGAAAGGTAACCTCTCTGGAGGAAAAGAGCAAGAATATGGGGCTTCTCTCCGTTTCGTAATCTACGTCGAAACGACACAATCCTCCCATGAAGATCGTTCTGTTCCTCTCTGGTTTGAAGGTTTTTCTGGAGAGCTCTTCTTTCGGAAGGATCGTCTTCTGACATTCCGGATCCAGAAGATCAAGGATTCTGTCTTTCGTCATAATACCGGGAGTGTCGTAAAGGTAGAGATTTTCACCTTTTACCTTCCTCCTCAGTATTCCAAGGGTCGTTCCTGGAAACGAACTGATGGTATTTTCGTGAGTGCATATCCTGTTTAAAAGGGAGGATTTTCCAACGTTTGTCACCCCTATCACCAGTGCTTTATCGGTCAATCGTGCAAGCAGTTTTACCAGGGACTTCAGACCGTAATTCTTCTCGGCACTCACTATTCTTATTCTTTCGGGGTCTTTCGCCTTTATTCTCTTTTTCACCCATTCTTTCACTTCCTTGACGGTAACTGCCCTGGGAAGAAGGTCGAGCTTGTTGATCACATACACAACGTCCTTTCCTTCCAGCAGGTTTGCTATGTCTTCTCTGTACGTGCCCTCAAAATCGAAGATGTCGATCACCCACAGAACCACCTCGAAACCACCAAGATAAGATTTCAACTGATTCCTGAAATCCCAATCGTACTCTATAGGTTCCAGTTTTCCATAGTGCTTTATTCGAAAACATCTCTGGCACAGAATTTCTTTCCCTTCCTCCAGCCTTTTTTCAAAGGCTTCTCTTGGAATGTATCCCGGTTTCTTTGGATCTTCGAACTGTATGTTGGCACCGCATCCTGGACACTTCACCGAACATCACCTCATTCTATATCGTGTTTCAGGCCGATCTCCTGAAGGATTATGAAGTCTTTTTCCCTCCACTTTTCTTTCACCTTGACATTGAGATCGAGAAACACTTTCCTTCCAACAAGGAATTCTATCTCTTCACGTGCAAGGGTTCCTATTTTCTTTATCATGCTTCCGTTTTTCCCTATCAATATCCCCTTCTGTGAATCACGTTCTACGTATATGTTGGCCCGTATGTAAAGGACGCCGTTCGGTCGGTCTTTTATCTCCTCGATGACAACGGCGGTGGAATGCGGTACCTCTTGACGAGTCAGGTGGAAGATCTTCTCCCTTATGATTTCAGCCGCCATGAAAGAGAGTGGGCGATCCGTGATCATGTCCTCAGGATAGTACTGCGGACCTTCTGGAAGTTCTTCCTTTATCCTGTCAAGCAACTCGAAAACACCGATTCCTTTCAGGGCAGATATGTAATGAACAGAAACAGCGTTTTCAACCATACTTTTCGCGAGTTCTCCTACCGACTTTGCTTTTTCTTCTCCTGCTACATCTATCTTGTTCACGGCGATGATGGTTTTTGTTCTGGATTCGTTCACGATCTTTGCGACCTGTTCATCTGTTTTGGTGAAACCATCGGCGGCATCCAGCATGAAGAGGACAATATCAACTCCCTTCAGAGCCTGAACGGCAGCCCTCACCATGTATTCTCCCAGACGATGAAGTGGTTTGTGTATGCCCGGGGTGTCCACGAATACGATCTGTGCGTCTTTGTCGGTGTAGATACAGTTTATCCTGTTTCTGGTGGTCTGGGGTTTATCGGAGACGATCACAACCTTTCTACCCAGAACAGTGTTTATGAAAGTGGACTTTCCAACGTTCGGCTTCCCAGCCAGCGCAACAAAACCCGACTTAATGTTCATCACCTCCCAGTCTGAAACCTCTTGGTAGAAGATCTTTCAACCTCGCCACCTCGTAATCTCCGTCTCTGTTTGCCATGATCACATCCATGTCCTCAGAGAATTCGTAGAGCACCTGCCTGCAGGCACCACAGGGAACAGTTTTTTCAGGGGAATCCGAAGCTATTGCGATCGCAACAAATTCTCTTTCTCCTTCAGAAACCGCTTTGAACACGGCCACCCTTTCTGCACACACGGTGAGGCCGTAGGAAGCGTTCTCCACGTTCACTCCCGTGAACACCTTTCCGCTCTTTGTGAGAAGAGCAGCCCCTACTCTGAATCCAGAGTATCTAGCGTAAGCCTTTTCCCGAACCTCCAGAGCCATTTCCACCAGTTTCTCCGGTTTCATCTCTTCCCCCCTCCAGGACTTTTATCATGATCTTCTCTATCCTGTTTTTACCGACTGCCAGCACTTTGAAGTACAGGTTACCGATGACAGCCTCCTCACCAACGTTCGGTATCCTCTTGAAGTGTTCCAGAAGGTATCCTGCTATCGTTTCGTACTCTGTCTGCGGAAACTGGATTCTCAACTCTATCTCCAGATCGTTTATGGGAGTACTACCATCGACAATGTAAGTCTTCTCCCCGATTTTCTTTATACCGGACACTTCGTCGTAGTCGTATTCGTCCATGATATCACCGAAGAGTTCCTCTATTATGTCTTCGAGGGTCACAATCCCGGCCGTTCCACCGTACTCGTCCACAACTATAGCTATATGGATCTTTTTCGACTTGAGGATTTTCAGGAGTTCATCTATGTTCATGGTCTCCGGCACGTAGAGGGCGTCTCTCATTATGTCCTTCACCTTCATGTTCTTTACCTCTTCACAATCCTTCTCCGCCAGAATTGAAAGGACGTCTTTGGCGTAACAGACCCCCACGATGTTGTCTATGGTCTCCCTGTAGACAGGAATCCTGGAATAGCCTTCATCTTCTATCAGTTCAATGAGATCCCTCACCGTCTGGTTCTCCTCTATCGCTACGATGTCAACGCGGGGCGTCATTATCTCCTTGACGGCTATCTGTTTCATTTCGAAGGCACGTTTCACTATTCTTTCCTCTTCCTGCTCTATGACTCCCATTTCGCCTCCAACCTGAACGATGGAGACGATGTCTTCCTCGGTGATGAACAGATCTTCGGATATTTTCTTTCCATGCCTCAAAGCGATGATACCGTCGGAGATCTTCACCAGAAGTCTTCCGACAGGATCGAAAACCCTGGTGAGAAACCTGACCACACCTATCGATCTCTGGAAGATACGGTCTGGCTCGGCCCTTGCCATAACTTTTGGGGTGATTTCTCCGAATATGAGAAGAACGGCGGTAATGAAGAGGGTGGAAACCACTGCCACAAGTTCTTCGCTCACTCCTCTGAGAAGATTCAGGAAGATCAGAGTGGAGATGGATGAGGCAAATAAATTGACGAGGTTGTTGCTTATCAGGATCGTCGTGAGGTACTTGTTGAAGAGATGGATGTAACTTTCCCTTTCTGATTCTTCCTCTTTCTTTTCCAGAAATTCCTTGATCTTCACCTTGCTCATCAGGGTCAGGGCGGTTTCTGAAGAGGAAAAGAAGTTAGAAAGATAGATCAAGACAACAAGCAGCAAACCTTCAAGACCGAGTGTCAACATGCTACTGACAGGATCTTCCACTTCCGTTCCACCTCCATCAGTAATGGTAATTTTCTCCACGTATTATTTTAAACGCCCTGAACACCTGCTCCAAAACTATGAGAACGCTCATCCCGTGGGTGAAGGTCATCCTGGACAGAGAAAAAACACGGTGGGCCTCGGAGAGTATCTCCTCACTCAGTCCATAAGGCCCACCGATCAGGAACGTGATATCTTTTCCCTTCATCTCCACCTCTTTGAGGAACCCGGCAAATTCCTCTGAAGAGAGGTTCTCACCCCTTCTGTCCATAACCACCATCAAACTGCCGGGTAAGACCCTCTTTTTCAGTTCCTCTGTCTCTCTTTTTACAATTTCTTCGACGCTTCCTCCATGGGTGCGTTTCAACTCGATGATCTCGGTTTTGCAAAACCTCCTGAGAAATTTTTTGTAATGGTCCACCCCCATCTTTATGAAATTATCCAGCTTTCCACCCACAACGATTCTTATCCTCATTTCCCGGCTTCCTTGACCAGTATGTCGAGCAAATTCGATTCTATGACCTTTTTACTGTTGAGGTTCGTTCTCAGATAATACGAAACCGTCTGTATCAGGGAATCCAGTGGAAAGAGCCCCACTATTTCAGAGCTCAAAACGGGAACACCGTAGCGTTCGGCCTCCATCTTTATCATCTCAAAGACGCGATACAGGGGTGTTTTTTTGTGATTGGTGATGTTGATCGATACCTGTACGATTCCCTTTTCCTTCAACTCGATGCCTATTGCCTTGACGTACCTGAGACCACCACTCGAAAACCTGATTGCTTTTGCTATCTTCTCTGCTATCCTCACATCCCCTGTTCCAAGGTTCACGTTGAAGGCTATGAGAAATTCTCT is a genomic window containing:
- the era gene encoding GTPase Era, producing the protein MKSGFVALAGKPNVGKSTFINTVLGRKVVIVSDKPQTTRNRINCIYTDKDAQIVFVDTPGIHKPLHRLGEYMVRAAVQALKGVDIVLFMLDAADGFTKTDEQVAKIVNESRTKTIIAVNKIDVAGEEKAKSVGELAKSMVENAVSVHYISALKGIGVFELLDRIKEELPEGPQYYPEDMITDRPLSFMAAEIIREKIFHLTRQEVPHSTAVVIEEIKDRPNGVLYIRANIYVERDSQKGILIGKNGSMIKKIGTLAREEIEFLVGRKVFLDLNVKVKEKWREKDFIILQEIGLKHDIE
- a CDS encoding hemolysin family protein: MEDPVSSMLTLGLEGLLLVVLIYLSNFFSSSETALTLMSKVKIKEFLEKKEEESERESYIHLFNKYLTTILISNNLVNLFASSISTLIFLNLLRGVSEELVAVVSTLFITAVLLIFGEITPKVMARAEPDRIFQRSIGVVRFLTRVFDPVGRLLVKISDGIIALRHGKKISEDLFITEEDIVSIVQVGGEMGVIEQEEERIVKRAFEMKQIAVKEIMTPRVDIVAIEENQTVRDLIELIEDEGYSRIPVYRETIDNIVGVCYAKDVLSILAEKDCEEVKNMKVKDIMRDALYVPETMNIDELLKILKSKKIHIAIVVDEYGGTAGIVTLEDIIEELFGDIMDEYDYDEVSGIKKIGEKTYIVDGSTPINDLEIELRIQFPQTEYETIAGYLLEHFKRIPNVGEEAVIGNLYFKVLAVGKNRIEKIMIKVLEGGRDETGETGGNGSGGSGKGLR
- a CDS encoding nucleotide exchange factor GrpE codes for the protein MSEKEKKDLSQECEELKEKYRELEEYAKRLKAEYENYREEVAREKRELIKNANEYLISRLIPILDDFERALNQKDHEESFYEGVKLIYKKLLNTLEKEGLSKIQVGETFDPFEYEAVERVETDDVEEYTVLEVLESGYKFHGKVLKPAKVKVAVRPRKKDEESPDKKE
- the cdd gene encoding cytidine deaminase — translated: MKPEKLVEMALEVREKAYARYSGFRVGAALLTKSGKVFTGVNVENASYGLTVCAERVAVFKAVSEGEREFVAIAIASDSPEKTVPCGACRQVLYEFSEDMDVIMANRDGDYEVARLKDLLPRGFRLGGDEH
- the dnaJ gene encoding molecular chaperone DnaJ gives rise to the protein MKREKKDYYEILGVPRNATQEEIRKAYKRLVKEWHPDRHPENRKEAEQRFKEIQEAYEVLSDPQKRAMYDRFGYVGEQPVYQEAETGGSFFEDVFREFENIFNRDIFDVFFGEESGRRERREYARRGEDIRYTIEVNLSDLINGTEIPIEYERYETCPRCGGTGVEPDSGYISCPRCGGTGRIREEKRSFFGYFVSERTCDECGGTGRVPQELCHECGGSGRVLRRVRRTIKIPPNIEDGGHLRIPGGGNAGYYGGPYGDLIITVRVRSDSRFKRSGKDLIYDITIDYLQAILGTTVEIPLPEGGTTMLKIPPGTQPETVFRLKGKGLPGEYGRRGDLLVNVHVEIPKNLSREERKVLEDLAKKRGIPVA
- a CDS encoding 23S rRNA (pseudouridine(1915)-N(3))-methyltransferase RlmH, whose translation is MRIRIVVGGKLDNFIKMGVDHYKKFLRRFCKTEIIELKRTHGGSVEEIVKRETEELKKRVLPGSLMVVMDRRGENLSSEEFAGFLKEVEMKGKDITFLIGGPYGLSEEILSEAHRVFSLSRMTFTHGMSVLIVLEQVFRAFKIIRGENYHY
- the hrcA gene encoding heat-inducible transcriptional repressor HrcA — encoded protein: MRRLSNKGEHQRNLNDRQRKVLYCIVKEYIENKKPVSSQRVLEVSNINFSSATIRNDMKKLEYLGYIYQPHTSAGRVPTDKGLRFYYEEMVKLSKETEELNLEVDTFRSIPLADPEKVLLLAGNLLARLAEGYVLIERPNPRDLKILRVMLIPVSEDYLIFSILTEFGISKITPIRIHEDLNWEEIERQLNFLLRGRTVEDVLTGKVETLRGSGILKLIESVMNEKLERYIDVGFENLLKDDTLSLEDIKHLLEEIKDHRFLESLIGNDKDVTVKIGKEIGSKKLERFAVFSGRYYKGSSPIGSVHLFTSKITRYDRNHRVFNYVLNRLSEYFTSAARR
- the yqeH gene encoding ribosome biogenesis GTPase YqeH — encoded protein: MKCPGCGANIQFEDPKKPGYIPREAFEKRLEEGKEILCQRCFRIKHYGKLEPIEYDWDFRNQLKSYLGGFEVVLWVIDIFDFEGTYREDIANLLEGKDVVYVINKLDLLPRAVTVKEVKEWVKKRIKAKDPERIRIVSAEKNYGLKSLVKLLARLTDKALVIGVTNVGKSSLLNRICTHENTISSFPGTTLGILRRKVKGENLYLYDTPGIMTKDRILDLLDPECQKTILPKEELSRKTFKPERNRTIFMGGLCRFDVDYETERSPIFLLFSSREVTFHETRRERADELMKNRLGDLLKPPCSKARYEDFTWKKEKFVLNEGEELAVAGLGWMSVRRGPLTVEVTVPENVKLVVREALVNPNR